The following are encoded together in the Methanomassiliicoccales archaeon genome:
- the purS gene encoding phosphoribosylformylglycinamidine synthase subunit PurS: MVVVEIRIELKSGVADPEGENTKKALQLLGFEHVRKVRSIKLFEVDIDAPESEVRRIAEDMCRRLLANPVIHNYRIELK; encoded by the coding sequence ATGGTTGTGGTCGAAATCAGAATCGAGCTCAAATCTGGCGTGGCTGACCCAGAAGGAGAAAATACGAAGAAAGCCCTTCAACTGCTCGGGTTTGAACACGTCAGGAAAGTACGGAGCATCAAACTTTTCGAGGTCGACATCGACGCTCCTGAAAGCGAAGTAAGGCGCATAGCCGAAGATATGTGCCGGCGCCTGCTTGCAAATCCAGTTATTCACAATTACAGAATTGAGTTGAAGTGA
- a CDS encoding NAAT family transporter, with translation MSLEFAVSAFATIFAIVNPIGNIPVFEAITMGYSKELKKKIIKKTCTVTFGVLFIFAIFGQWIFTLYGITIPAFKIAGGLLLFTVAFSMMHGQRSRAKISDEDQEEAMSKEVVGIVPLGIPLFAGPGAITTVMIFISEATKSSDIFMDTVSIFISILLTVGLSYLLLTYSQPLFDKMGRSGAMAFSRIMGLLLAAVAVNFILSGSFQAIEEYSHHLV, from the coding sequence ATGAGTCTTGAGTTTGCAGTCAGCGCCTTCGCCACTATTTTTGCCATCGTCAATCCAATCGGCAACATCCCTGTCTTCGAGGCGATCACAATGGGTTATTCAAAAGAGTTGAAAAAGAAAATAATCAAAAAGACTTGCACGGTCACATTTGGTGTACTTTTTATATTCGCCATTTTTGGTCAATGGATATTCACCCTTTACGGCATTACCATCCCAGCTTTCAAAATTGCTGGTGGCCTGCTGCTCTTCACTGTTGCATTTTCAATGATGCACGGTCAGCGCTCTCGAGCCAAGATTAGCGATGAAGATCAAGAAGAAGCTATGTCGAAGGAGGTCGTCGGCATTGTGCCTCTTGGTATCCCGCTTTTCGCTGGTCCAGGCGCGATCACAACCGTAATGATATTCATTTCTGAAGCGACAAAATCGAGTGATATTTTTATGGATACCGTTTCAATATTCATTTCAATATTGCTTACTGTTGGTCTCAGCTATCTTTTGCTCACTTACTCTCAGCCGCTCTTTGACAAAATGGGAAGAAGCGGTGCCATGGCGTTCTCCAGGATAATGGGTCTTCTGCTAGCAGCTGTCGCGGTGAATTTCATATTATCAGGGAGTTTCCAGGCAATAGAAGAATACTCCCACCATTTGGTCTAG
- the proS gene encoding proline--tRNA ligase — MRKEENFSEWYNEIVEKANLTDKRYPVKGMNVWTPYGWKIMLLIDSIIRRECDATGHEEVCFPLLIPETEFKKEKEHIKGFDAEVYWVTHAGTNPLDIRLLLRPTSETAMYPIFSLWIRSHSDLPLKVYQIVNTFRYETKQTRAFIRVREIHFFESHTCHIDEEDAQRQIEEDFVILEKVARSLCLPYLLLKRTEWDKFPGAYYTVGVDTALPDGRSLQLGSIHHYRENFSRPFEIKYEDPNGNIRYVHQTTFGMSERLVGAVVGVHGDDRGLILPPDIAPFQVVIIPILAKGKSEVVMNEACTLKNELANAGIRVKLDDRDDRPGSKFFDWEIKGVPLRLEIGTRDIEQGVVTYARRDRGDRGRISRSGVVESVRNILSEISASLLGKARENLIRSIETIDSFDNIPKKIVRFGWCGSQECGKHFEEVTDLKLLGTPYHHEQFDGKCIICGKHTETVAYAAKAM, encoded by the coding sequence ATGAGAAAGGAAGAGAATTTCAGCGAATGGTATAACGAAATTGTTGAAAAGGCAAATCTTACCGACAAGAGGTATCCCGTTAAGGGAATGAATGTCTGGACGCCTTATGGTTGGAAAATCATGCTTCTCATCGATTCAATCATTCGACGGGAATGCGATGCGACAGGTCATGAAGAAGTGTGCTTCCCGCTGCTCATTCCCGAGACTGAATTCAAAAAAGAGAAGGAGCATATTAAAGGGTTTGATGCTGAAGTGTATTGGGTCACGCACGCAGGCACTAACCCTCTTGACATCCGGTTATTGCTGAGACCCACAAGCGAGACGGCAATGTATCCCATTTTTTCCTTATGGATCAGATCGCATAGCGATTTACCATTGAAGGTCTATCAAATCGTCAACACGTTTAGATACGAAACAAAACAAACAAGGGCATTTATCAGAGTCCGGGAAATTCACTTCTTTGAATCTCATACATGTCACATTGACGAAGAGGATGCACAGCGACAAATAGAGGAGGACTTTGTGATTTTGGAGAAGGTTGCACGGAGTCTCTGCTTGCCTTACTTGCTTCTGAAGCGGACTGAGTGGGACAAGTTTCCCGGTGCGTATTATACAGTTGGTGTCGACACGGCTCTCCCCGACGGACGCAGTCTGCAGCTCGGAAGCATTCACCACTACCGAGAGAATTTTTCACGTCCGTTCGAGATTAAATATGAAGATCCGAATGGAAATATTCGCTATGTTCATCAAACAACCTTTGGAATGAGCGAGCGACTAGTAGGCGCTGTTGTCGGCGTCCACGGAGATGATCGGGGGCTCATCCTGCCACCTGACATCGCACCATTCCAAGTAGTCATTATTCCAATTCTCGCAAAGGGAAAAAGTGAAGTGGTCATGAATGAGGCGTGCACGCTCAAAAATGAGCTGGCAAATGCTGGTATCAGAGTGAAACTAGATGATCGCGATGATAGGCCAGGGAGCAAATTCTTTGATTGGGAAATCAAAGGTGTTCCATTGCGTCTTGAAATCGGGACTAGAGATATTGAACAAGGTGTGGTCACATACGCACGACGGGATCGCGGAGATCGCGGCAGGATATCGAGATCTGGTGTTGTTGAAAGCGTCAGAAATATTCTGTCAGAGATATCGGCGTCTCTCTTGGGAAAAGCAAGGGAGAATTTGATAAGATCGATAGAAACGATAGACTCGTTTGACAACATTCCAAAGAAAATCGTACGATTTGGATGGTGTGGTTCACAGGAATGCGGTAAGCACTTCGAGGAAGTAACGGACCTAAAACTACTTGGGACACCCTATCACCACGAGCAATTCGATGGAAAATGTATCATTTGCGGCAAGCACACAGAAACTGTTGCCTATGCAGCGAAGGCGATGTAG
- the purQ gene encoding phosphoribosylformylglycinamidine synthase subunit PurQ yields the protein MRSEEVRVCILRIEGTNCEHETCMAFRLAGASPEIVHLKQLTGPCPSSLRRSLEEYHILAIPGGFSAGDYVRAGAIFAARVKSTLANDLKEFVSAEKPIIGICNGFQVLVELGMLPAVDEIMSEQAQAALATNDSGRFECLPTFLRVESSGRCIFTRRMKRGDIVMFPSAHAEGKFTLPEENKEGLLSKMIDNDQIVFRYVDQRGHYAGYPWNPNGSLMNIAGVCNSYGTVLGLMPHPERVVFRYNHPDWTRTKLDPCGRGDGTAIFESAVDYITRKF from the coding sequence ATGAGAAGCGAAGAGGTGCGAGTTTGCATATTAAGAATCGAAGGGACGAACTGCGAACACGAAACTTGCATGGCATTTAGGTTAGCAGGCGCTTCGCCCGAGATAGTCCATCTCAAGCAGCTCACTGGTCCGTGTCCGTCCTCTTTAAGAAGAAGCCTAGAGGAATACCACATTTTGGCGATACCTGGTGGATTTTCCGCTGGAGACTATGTGCGGGCGGGTGCAATTTTTGCTGCCAGAGTCAAGAGCACCCTTGCAAACGACTTAAAAGAATTTGTATCGGCCGAAAAGCCCATAATTGGCATCTGTAATGGATTCCAGGTGCTCGTAGAACTCGGCATGCTTCCCGCAGTTGACGAGATCATGAGTGAACAGGCCCAGGCTGCCCTCGCCACAAACGATTCAGGTCGATTTGAGTGTTTGCCGACGTTCCTTAGAGTTGAAAGCAGTGGCAGATGTATTTTCACAAGAAGGATGAAACGAGGGGATATCGTAATGTTCCCCTCTGCACACGCAGAAGGAAAGTTCACCCTACCAGAAGAAAATAAGGAAGGATTGCTCTCAAAAATGATCGATAACGATCAAATCGTATTCAGATACGTTGATCAACGTGGACACTATGCTGGTTATCCATGGAATCCAAACGGATCGCTAATGAATATTGCGGGCGTTTGCAACTCATATGGAACCGTGCTAGGATTGATGCCACACCCCGAAAGGGTTGTATTTCGATACAACCATCCCGATTGGACTAGAACAAAACTCGATCCATGCGGAAGAGGGGACGGAACGGCAATCTTCGAATCTGCCGTCGATTATATTACAAGAAAATTCTGA
- a CDS encoding ribose-phosphate diphosphokinase gives MIVISGSTSRKLASDLARILGAEHVQALTKKFPDGECYVRIDRDAIDEKTVIVQNSYPNDALIELLLLQDAARNLGSKHITVAIPYFGYARQDKVFLRGEAVSARVMVKHLEIEAERIITVDIHTRKIIDWFERAEAVDVHAAQCIADFFAGESIDLVLAPDQGASTRAQSVASKLGTSWDHLLKTRLSGTEVKITPSNVDARDKKVLIVDDIISTGGTIEAAARELKRLGAKSVFAACTHGLFIGDALERLRKCCDGIISTNTIEGEVSKISVAPAIASVMK, from the coding sequence ATGATAGTCATTAGTGGATCAACTTCAAGAAAATTGGCATCGGATCTTGCAAGAATTCTCGGTGCTGAGCACGTGCAGGCGCTTACTAAGAAATTTCCGGACGGAGAATGCTATGTCCGCATAGATAGGGATGCAATCGATGAAAAGACCGTCATCGTCCAGAATTCATATCCAAACGATGCGCTCATCGAACTTCTCCTGCTTCAGGACGCTGCGAGAAATCTTGGTTCAAAACACATTACAGTTGCTATTCCATATTTTGGATACGCCAGGCAGGACAAGGTCTTTTTGAGGGGCGAGGCTGTGAGTGCTCGCGTCATGGTCAAACACTTGGAGATTGAAGCTGAAAGGATCATTACCGTGGACATACACACACGCAAAATCATTGATTGGTTTGAAAGAGCGGAAGCCGTCGATGTCCACGCTGCGCAGTGCATAGCTGATTTTTTTGCCGGAGAAAGCATCGACCTGGTTCTTGCTCCAGACCAAGGAGCCTCTACGCGAGCTCAGTCGGTAGCTTCAAAATTGGGAACGAGCTGGGATCACCTCCTCAAAACAAGGCTTAGCGGTACTGAGGTAAAGATCACGCCTAGCAACGTTGATGCCCGCGATAAGAAGGTTCTCATAGTCGACGATATCATTTCGACCGGCGGAACTATAGAGGCAGCAGCAAGGGAGTTAAAAAGACTTGGTGCAAAATCGGTGTTTGCCGCATGTACCCACGGGCTCTTCATTGGTGATGCGCTGGAACGGCTACGAAAATGCTGTGACGGGATCATTTCGACAAACACTATTGAAGGCGAAGTTTCGAAGATTTCCGTTGCGCCTGCGATCGCATCTGTCATGAAGTGA
- a CDS encoding tRNA (adenine-N1)-methyltransferase yields the protein MLSRGDLLYLLDRKGRRFWFVLDEGIIRIEGLGLVDGNRILNAEPGAEIKIMDKEFFLMKPGIPELMESIERTTQIVTGKDAASIIHYLDLKSGDVVIEAGAGSGCLTMALLNVVRPHGRVITYEVRSDFAEKARMNVNRAKLASWWELRIGDIKTAQLECPADAVVLDIPDPWEAVENIAKMLKGSGRFCAYVPNVNQLENTVKKLRAMDFIEIRAFENLQRSMEVHDGGTRPSFEMLGHTGYLIFARKVIRQQAHYRKRSEGVA from the coding sequence ATGCTGTCAAGAGGAGATTTGCTTTATCTTTTAGACAGGAAGGGTCGCCGTTTTTGGTTTGTACTTGATGAGGGGATAATTAGAATAGAAGGACTTGGATTAGTAGACGGAAATAGGATATTGAACGCCGAACCTGGAGCTGAAATAAAGATAATGGATAAGGAATTCTTTCTGATGAAACCAGGGATTCCAGAACTTATGGAATCGATCGAACGCACCACACAGATCGTCACAGGCAAGGATGCAGCAAGCATCATACATTATCTTGATTTGAAAAGCGGTGACGTCGTCATTGAAGCTGGTGCTGGATCTGGATGTCTTACGATGGCATTGCTGAACGTCGTCCGACCTCACGGCCGTGTTATTACCTATGAAGTCAGAAGTGATTTTGCGGAGAAAGCGAGGATGAATGTCAACCGAGCTAAACTCGCTAGCTGGTGGGAGTTAAGAATTGGAGATATTAAAACAGCCCAACTGGAATGCCCCGCAGATGCAGTCGTCCTAGACATTCCCGATCCATGGGAAGCGGTGGAAAATATCGCAAAAATGCTCAAGGGTAGCGGCAGGTTCTGCGCTTATGTGCCGAACGTCAATCAATTGGAAAACACGGTAAAAAAGCTCCGCGCCATGGATTTTATTGAAATTCGCGCATTTGAAAATCTGCAACGTTCGATGGAAGTCCATGATGGAGGGACACGGCCTTCCTTCGAAATGCTCGGCCATACAGGGTACCTTATCTTTGCGAGAAAGGTCATAAGACAACAAGCTCATTACCGGAAAAGATCCGAGGGAGTCGCATGA
- the purL gene encoding phosphoribosylformylglycinamidine synthase subunit PurL: MAIDALIIKKDVPFELSEVDLTRASDSDLIEISGVMGLNLNLDEMKTIQRYFEAKGRNPTDVELQALAQAWSEHCCYKSSKVFLREHIFGLEHPDILARGDAGVMAFDDEYAYALRIESHNHPSAVEPYGGAATGIGGIVRDVLCMGARPIALIDPLFFGPLDFRGELPQGIKHPKYLLGGVVAGIRDYGNRIGVPTVCGGIFFDERYIGNCLVNVGCLGIVKKDKILRNAVKDSGDVLILVGGKTGRDGIHGVTFASAELDERSEEKSRGAVQLGDPIMKEPLIHACLEVNAMGLVSGMKDLGGGGLSCVVGELALAGGCGAEVHLDRVPLKEERLAPWEIWVSESQERMMISAPAKNANEIIKFFDLWDVPATVIGKAIVERVVRLFYGGVKVFELELDFFTKGPEYCRPVKARHHADKIEAVAPRLPSSLNETLLRMLSDPNIASKEWVIRQYDHEVRASTVIKPLQGKVGLRGHGDAAVIKPLHHSNRGIAVAVGVNPWFTAIDPYRGGMSAVDEVCRNLTAVGAVPHAITDCLNFGNPEKPERMWEFRECVRGIGDALRWLGIAAPSGNVSFYNETPVGAVLPTPTILGTGIIHDIRNCVTSDFKEEGNPVYIVGDTRNEMGGSALYRIFGGKGGIVPGVNLQSLDRRMKILRQCIESGFVRACHDISDGGLAVSIAEMCIGGDIGFSGNVDKVCNDDHLVKLFSESNSRWVVEISKWAERDWEKIAGSEAIRIGEVGEKELVIDCKKEMISVEVEVLREWWQRPFWELLG; encoded by the coding sequence ATGGCAATAGATGCTCTCATAATAAAAAAGGACGTGCCTTTTGAGCTCTCGGAAGTTGATCTGACTAGAGCTTCTGATTCAGATCTCATCGAAATAAGTGGCGTGATGGGACTGAATCTCAATCTCGACGAGATGAAGACCATCCAAAGGTATTTCGAGGCAAAGGGGCGGAACCCTACAGACGTCGAACTCCAGGCACTTGCCCAAGCATGGAGTGAACACTGCTGTTATAAGAGTTCAAAGGTCTTTCTGAGAGAGCACATCTTTGGACTTGAGCACCCTGATATTCTCGCAAGAGGCGATGCTGGCGTCATGGCTTTTGATGATGAATATGCGTACGCGCTTCGAATCGAGAGTCACAATCACCCATCGGCGGTTGAACCATATGGCGGAGCTGCGACAGGCATTGGCGGGATTGTGAGAGACGTTCTCTGTATGGGAGCACGGCCGATTGCACTTATTGATCCCCTTTTTTTCGGCCCCCTCGATTTTAGAGGGGAACTGCCGCAGGGGATCAAACACCCAAAATACTTGCTTGGCGGGGTAGTCGCTGGAATTAGGGATTACGGCAACAGAATAGGAGTTCCGACTGTCTGCGGCGGGATTTTTTTTGATGAACGATACATTGGAAACTGCCTCGTGAATGTTGGCTGCCTCGGAATTGTAAAAAAAGACAAAATCCTGAGAAATGCAGTGAAGGATTCAGGTGATGTTCTAATACTTGTCGGCGGCAAAACAGGCAGGGACGGGATTCACGGCGTGACATTTGCCTCAGCAGAGCTCGACGAGCGCTCAGAAGAAAAATCAAGGGGGGCAGTGCAGCTGGGAGATCCGATAATGAAGGAGCCGTTAATCCATGCGTGCCTCGAGGTCAACGCCATGGGTCTCGTCTCCGGGATGAAAGACCTGGGGGGTGGGGGCCTGTCCTGCGTGGTCGGAGAACTTGCACTCGCCGGTGGATGTGGCGCCGAGGTGCATCTCGACAGGGTGCCACTGAAGGAGGAAAGACTAGCGCCCTGGGAAATATGGGTTTCGGAATCCCAAGAAAGGATGATGATTTCTGCGCCGGCTAAAAATGCAAACGAGATCATCAAGTTCTTTGATTTATGGGACGTACCAGCAACCGTTATTGGAAAGGCAATAGTTGAAAGAGTTGTTCGTTTGTTTTATGGAGGCGTGAAGGTATTTGAACTTGAGCTCGATTTTTTCACAAAAGGCCCTGAATACTGCCGCCCAGTTAAGGCAAGACACCATGCCGACAAAATAGAGGCTGTAGCTCCAAGATTACCATCGAGTCTCAATGAGACTCTGCTGAGGATGCTATCCGATCCAAATATCGCGTCGAAGGAGTGGGTGATCAGACAATACGATCACGAGGTTCGCGCTTCTACAGTGATAAAACCGCTTCAGGGAAAAGTAGGGCTGAGAGGACACGGCGATGCAGCTGTCATCAAGCCTCTTCATCACTCCAATCGTGGAATTGCGGTTGCAGTCGGTGTAAATCCTTGGTTTACTGCCATTGATCCCTATAGAGGTGGCATGAGTGCGGTAGACGAAGTATGCAGGAATCTCACAGCAGTAGGTGCTGTACCCCATGCAATAACAGATTGCCTTAATTTCGGCAACCCAGAGAAGCCGGAAAGAATGTGGGAATTTAGAGAATGCGTCAGAGGCATTGGCGATGCGCTAAGATGGTTAGGCATAGCAGCACCGTCAGGAAACGTGAGCTTCTACAACGAGACTCCTGTGGGTGCTGTACTCCCCACCCCAACAATCCTCGGCACTGGTATTATTCATGACATACGGAATTGCGTCACCTCTGATTTCAAGGAGGAAGGCAATCCGGTGTACATCGTCGGCGATACGAGGAACGAGATGGGTGGTTCTGCTCTCTACCGCATATTTGGTGGTAAGGGAGGTATCGTGCCAGGGGTCAACCTCCAATCGCTTGACAGGCGTATGAAGATATTAAGACAATGCATCGAATCGGGATTTGTGCGTGCTTGTCATGATATTTCCGATGGAGGTCTTGCGGTCTCCATTGCCGAAATGTGTATAGGTGGAGACATCGGTTTTTCGGGTAATGTGGATAAGGTCTGCAATGATGATCATTTGGTGAAATTGTTCTCGGAATCGAACTCGCGATGGGTTGTGGAGATCAGCAAGTGGGCAGAAAGAGATTGGGAAAAAATTGCTGGAAGCGAAGCGATCAGAATCGGGGAAGTGGGAGAGAAAGAGCTCGTTATTGATTGCAAAAAGGAAATGATCAGCGTCGAAGTAGAAGTGCTTAGAGAGTGGTGGCAGAGACCATTTTGGGAGCTACTCGGATGA